In Pseudomonas sp. P5_109, the genomic window CGGCGTCGGCCACAACCCGGTTGATCATGCCCAGTTGCCGAGCTTCCTGAGCATCCAGAGTGCGACCGGTGGCGACCAGATCAAAAGCAGCCTTACGCCCGACATGTTCAACCAGCCCGGCCATGACAATTGCGGCGACGATCCCGTGCTTGACCTCTGGATAACCGAACCGAGCGCTTTCGCCAGCCAGCGCCAGATCGCAAGACAAGGCGAGCCCGCTACCGCCACCCATGGCGTAACCGTTGACGGCGGCGATCACCGGTTTACTCATCTGCTTGACCAGCCCTTGCAGTTCGGTGGTCAGCGCAGCGCGACGTTCCACCAGCGATTGATTGTCCGGGGTCAGCACCTCGAACTCTCGGGTGTCGGCCCCCGCACAGAAACCACGGCCGGCACCGGTGACGATCACCACTCGAACAGACGGGTCGGCATCGGCATCCTTCAGGGCCTGGACCAATCCCTCGGTGAGTGCGAAGTTCAAGGCATTGAGTTTGTCCGGGCGGTTGAGCGTCAGCGTCTGTACGCCATCCCGGGTTTCACGCAAAACGACCTGATGTTCGGTCATATAAAGTGCTCCTGTCAGGGCTG contains:
- a CDS encoding enoyl-CoA hydratase/isomerase family protein is translated as MTEHQVVLRETRDGVQTLTLNRPDKLNALNFALTEGLVQALKDADADPSVRVVIVTGAGRGFCAGADTREFEVLTPDNQSLVERRAALTTELQGLVKQMSKPVIAAVNGYAMGGGSGLALSCDLALAGESARFGYPEVKHGIVAAIVMAGLVEHVGRKAAFDLVATGRTLDAQEARQLGMINRVVADADLPGEALALAQQIASHPLQAMQATKSIFHRVTELPFSEGLKIGQQLNAQMRAFRQTEAPA